ATATTGACTTTATCAAGTAAGTTTATCTACTGcctacttttttcttcttattgtaCTAATAGCCAAGGATTACGTCTGTGCATAGTCAAGTCAAGAGTTAAAGGAAATACAAATtatacatgcatgcattttaATAGTTACATTTATCATCTTCTTAATATATACACCCGTCATCCTATGAGAGCAGTGGTTCAATGGTCTCCAAAAAATCATTATAAGGTTGAGCACGTACTACGGCATGTGTGGGTTCAACTCTCCACAATAAAGAATCACTCACACAAGCATAATTACTATTAATCGCTTTAGAAATCACTGATGATTTGGTGGAGTTGTATCAAGCCATGACTCAATAGGTCTAGTGGTAGGGCCCGTGGGGGCTGCGTCAAAGTATGGCTCAATTGGTCTTGAGGAAAAGCTTGCAGTTTCCGCCGTCTAAACCCCTCTTGAACAATTTTCAACGAGCAAGTACCTATCTTACATTTAAAGCATCATAAATCCAAGCACCACACCACGGACTCCATTTTACCATCTCCTAACTCATGGCCTTTGCTGGTTTGATGGTTTTTATTCACCTGTTACTATAAATTTTACCCCTAAATGTAAGGAATATCAAGTTTTCTCCTACAATTTCTAGAGACAGTAACTTTTTAGGTAAGCCTGCACCCTCATAATGCTGATACGGACCTGGACCTTGCCAATTAAAACCAATACAGAACTCCACCAAACTTCTTCAATTCAATTCCCTTCAAATccacttctttcttttgttggaaATTAATTCCCATTTCCATATCCGATCTCTAGGCTTGCTAGAAGCAACTGAGCCACTAGGTTTAATGGCATACGTGTGCACTTCAATTCGACTATTCTTAGTTCAAGTCCTAATACTAGTATCCAAATGCAAAGCTGAAGTTCCCGCAGTTATTGTGTTTGGAGACTCATCCGTGGATTCAGGCAACAACAACCAAATCCCAACAATGGCCAGGAGTAATTTCGAGCCTTATGGTCGTGATTTTCTTGGCGGCCGCCCTACCGGACGGTTCTCCAACGGTCGCATTGCTTCTGACTTCGTCTCCGAGGCTTTCGGCCTCAAGCCAACAGTACCTGCCTTCTTGGATCCAATGTATAATATCTCAGATTTTGCTTCTGGAGTTTGCTTTGCCTCTGCTGGAACTGGCTATGACAATGCCACTTCTAATGTTATGGTAGGAATCAATACCCACTTTTCATTGCATACCCTCTTACCATTTTATCAAGTTCTGCATGTTAACCCCAAAAAAGTTGGCTCAAGTGATAAGTCACTCAGTTCTACTGTTTCTTGAAGTATCGGGTTTAAAGTTGACTTTCTTTGAGTGTACATAAATAATTTCTTGGGGTCATGCTCACAAGCGAAAGTTTATGCTTTACCATCAacggtggtggttcaatggctcaAGAAAATCCTCAAGTAGTTAGGTAAGTATTAGGGTGTAGGTTTAAATCTCCGTAATGGAGAATCCCCAAGCGTGACTAGTATTAACCACCTTAGTTCTCATTGATGCCATGGTGGGGCAGGCGATTAAGTTATGGCTCGGCTGATATTGAGGGTGCGCCTACAGTTTCTGCCATCTAGGTCCCCCTCCTGAGCAGTCCCCCGCGAgttggtgctactatggtcacgcccagaTAGAATAGCCATAATTGATCTCCCCCTCCAAcatttttgattaaaaataaaaaaaaataaataaaaaataaaaaagaagaagaagaaaggtcTGTCTATACTTTACCCGATCTTTCTGTATAAAGAGTACCCAATCCTTCTGTGTAAAGAGGACGTTTTGCATGATGTCTCAAAAAGCTAGTGCGGGTGAAGCCCCACATATATAGGCCGGTTATCAAATTTTGCACGTTAAACGCATGCTATTTACACGTAACAACCTAATTATCTGCATGTTTCAGGGTGTGATACCTCTATGGAGGGAAGTGGAGTACTACAAGGACTaccaaaagaaattgaaagagtATGCTGGGGAGGAGAAGGCAAACGAAATAATAAGGGAGGCTTTATATTTGGTTAGTATTGGAACAAACGACTTCCTTGAGAACTATTACATATTCCCTGATCGACAATCCCAATTCACCATCAGACAATATGAAGATTTCCTCATCGGAATTGCCAGGAATTTCATCCAGGATCTTTATGGTCTTGGAGCTCGGAAAATAGCCTTAGCTGGGCTTCCTCCAATGGGGTGTTTGCCATTGGAGAGGGCAACAAATATCATGGAATTTCATGGTTGTGTGGAGGAATACAACAATCTGGCCTTggaatttaatggaaaattggAGGGCTTGGTGGCAAAGCTGAACGAGGAGCTTCCTGGCCTTAATATGGAGTTTGCAGATGTATATAACATTTTCCTGCAAATCATTAGAAGACCTTCTACATATGGTAAGTTTGGGTGGACATTTCTTTCATTAATTCTTCGATTTTTGCATCATTCGAGAAACGCCCAATGAACTCATCCTTTAGAGCAACTCCAACGGTAACAGTTAAAATAACTACTGAAAAATTAAAACTCTTTACTTTAACTACTGCATTTTGTAAATATACATTCCAACAGATTTTTTATTCTATTCTCTACTTGCCATTAAATATTagttctcattattttttttattatattcttgcGAACCCTTAATCAAAGGAAAAAAcgataaacaaagaaaaagtgaCAATTTAAAGTGAATGTTTAATTCATATTCTATAGTGATCAATAGCaccaaattgctattcactATATCAATAAATGTATTGTAGCTAGTATGGGGCAACTTTGCtcgagataaaaaaataaaaataaaaaaataaaaagggggcAAGATTAGCTATAACTAGCTAATATTGCCCTTTTAACTAGTTTGTTGGAGTTGCTCTAGAATGCGTTTGTCACTGCAATTTCACAGATTAAAATTATGATTCTaaattaatcacaaaaaatatatcagTTGgaagtgcattttttaaaaattgtgatttaaaaacattaaaaaaattatattttcaaatcgcagTTAAGgggattattttttaaaaaatatatgattttcaaggttttaaattgtgattttaaaagctaaccTGCAATTTTactatatttaaaatatatatatatatatatatatatatatatatatatgcattttaaaatcacaaactcGAGTCCTATTGCACTACAACATTAATTGACTATAACTACCCCAGTCTCTAAAGCTGAATCAATAGAGTTGCCCTTAATTAATATAGCTGGCTTAAAAGCTTGACAAATTCAACGAACTGCTTTGAGAAAACAAGCAGCCTGCAGGTCTTCCCAATTACTTACAGTACCGTGGTACGCGACCACATGTTACATACTGACAAAATTTTCAGTTGCATATGATAAACATGTAGTATAATTTGCGAAGCCTTTGTTCCAAAATGAGATCCAGACAAGACATGGGGctgttaattatattaattacgTTATATAAATACCAACTCATAATAAATAagatttaaaaagaaagagacttgttttcttttcctttttttttttttttttttattctctctgGTAGAATAATTTATATGGATTCAACTTAATTTTCTGTCTGGTTGGTACGAggaaatagaaaacaaattcCCTGCTCAATTTGTGGTCCTCCGTTTTTTTGGTAGGAGCAAACCAGACAAAAGAATGGTATTAATGCAATTTGATATATCTTTTTTCAGCCTTTTATACCATTTGATTCGGGATTCGTTTGGTAAATGATTCTACCCTCTCTTTCCCCTTATTTTCAcgcattcaaaaatatatatatatatatatatttctcacaaaatttcttttatatcacatttacTGCAACAAAATATTTACCAAACACACCCTATTTGGTTTTGATTATCAGGAATGGAGGTGGTAGAAGTGGGGTGCTGTGGCACAGGGACATTTGAGATGAGCTACCTCTGCGATCCACAAAGTCCATTTACGTGCACAGATGCAAATAAATATGTGTTTTGGGATGCTTTCCATCCTTCAGAGAAAACAAGCCAGATAATCTCcaatcatttatttaaaaagggTCTAGCAAAGTTTCTTTGACATGTTGTAATGTATGATCTCTCCTTCTCAAGCTGTACACTTGAATGTACCTTGTTGCTGGTGTtcgaatatttgatattattctttAAAGTTTGTTGTCTTTTGtattagggtttatttcttgccTTATTTAATTTAGGATGTTTTTTTGCTCAATACTACTTattctctctctataaatagagaattgtgTAATGTTGGAACTGGAGTCCAAAACTCTAATTGGGTGGATGAtgttttcattatattttaataatattgtttattctatgattttattattgaaCATTGGAGATATACATTGATGTTTtacatagtatatatatatatatatatatgtgtgtgtgtgtgtggtccTACTATGTACCTGTAAGGTTCCTAAATTACATTGTATTTTACTATAGTGTGAGTAAAGAAATTTCACACAAAAGATCAAGGGCCTACAAAAGATCATAGCCATAGGCCCTTGTaacttataaaataattgtttgtaGTCATAAATAGAACTAAGAATTTCATCTAGACTATAACATGTCAACCTTAATGATTTGCCTTGATCGGAGACGCAAGTGGGCTTTGGTTGATATGTTGGTGTAGGAGC
This window of the Corylus avellana chromosome ca5, CavTom2PMs-1.0 genome carries:
- the LOC132182859 gene encoding GDSL esterase/lipase At2g42990-like, producing MAYVCTSIRLFLVQVLILVSKCKAEVPAVIVFGDSSVDSGNNNQIPTMARSNFEPYGRDFLGGRPTGRFSNGRIASDFVSEAFGLKPTVPAFLDPMYNISDFASGVCFASAGTGYDNATSNVMGVIPLWREVEYYKDYQKKLKEYAGEEKANEIIREALYLVSIGTNDFLENYYIFPDRQSQFTIRQYEDFLIGIARNFIQDLYGLGARKIALAGLPPMGCLPLERATNIMEFHGCVEEYNNLALEFNGKLEGLVAKLNEELPGLNMEFADVYNIFLQIIRRPSTYGMEVVEVGCCGTGTFEMSYLCDPQSPFTCTDANKYVFWDAFHPSEKTSQIISNHLFKKGLAKFL